CCGACTATGTGCGACGCACGCCTGTTCTGCACGCCGACCCGCACGAGTCCGGTGCCGACATCTGGTTCAAAGCTGAATTTCTGCAGCGCTGTGGCGTGTTCAAGACGAGGGGCGCACTCAATCGTCAACTCCGGGCCCGGGAGCACGGACTCCTCGACTCGCGAATCGGTGTCGTCGCGGCGTCGGGTGGAAACGCGGGACTCGCCAACGCGTACGCGGCATCAGTGCTCGGAGTACCTGCCACCGTGTTCGTCCCCGAGACCGCACCCCAGGTGAAGGTGGACCGCCTACGGGCGTTCGGCGCGGACGTCCGACAGGTCGGCACCGAGTACGCCGAGGCCTACGCCGCGTCGCAGAGTCACGTCGCCGAGACCGGCGCACTGTTCTGCCACGCGTACGACCAGCCTGACATCGCGGCAGGGGCAGGCGTGATCGGTCTCGAGATCGTCGACGACGTGCCGAATGTCGACACGATCGTCGTCGCAGTGGGTGGCGGCGGCCTGTTCGCGGGCGTCGCGGCTGCCGCTCACGATCACGGCGTCCGAGTCGTCGCCGTCGAACCGGAACTGATTCCGACCCTTCACACTGCCCTTCGCTCAGAGCGCCCCGTGGACGTCTCCGTGTCGGGCGTGGCCGCCGACTCCCTCGGCGCCCGCCGGATCGGCGACGTCGGGTTCCAAGTGGCTCAAACGGTCGATCCGGTCAGCGTCCTGGTAACCGACGACGACATCGTGGATGCTCGTCGCGCGCTGTGGGACGAGTATCGGATCCCAGCCGAGTACGGAGCTGCAGCCGCACTCGCCGCACTCCGCAGCGGTGCATACGCTCCCGCGTCGTCCGAAACCGTCGCAGTGATCGTGTGCGGCGCGAACACAGATCCGGCGACCCTTCTGTGACGGCGCCGAGCTCGAGCAATCGCTCGAGCTCGGCGTCCGACTGTTGCATTCGATTCAGTCTGCAACGTCCAGTGAGTCCTACTTCGCGGGAACGACGGTGCCCTTGACCGTGACCTCAACCTTGTTGGTCTTGGAGTCCCACGTGATGGTCCCGTTCTCGAAGGTCGACTTCTTGACGGTGCCCTCCTCGGTCTCGTCGCTCGTCGCGGCGCCGAGAGGCCCGTCGGAACCGGACTCTCCGTCGTCAGACGGCTTACCTGACGCGTCGCGCTCGACGTTCCACGCATCGCGGATCTTGCCCCACGTGATGAACGCCGGCGTGCCGGCATCCGCGTTCTTCGCAGTGATCACGCCGCCGTCGAACTGCTGGAAGACGACGCCGCTGTCACTCGTGCCGGCGTAGTCGTCGTCACCGGCCTTGGGCTTGCCCAGATCTGTGCGCTGCTTATCCGTCGCGGCCGTGTACTTCGCGGCGATCGGCCCGGTCAGCGTGACCTTCGTGCCGTTCGCGGCGGTCAGCTGCACGTCCTTCGCCGAATCGGCGCCTGCCGAATCACTCGAGCTCGTCGACCCATCGGCGCTTGTCGAAGCGGCCGCAGTCGATGAGTCGGCTCCGTCGTCCGACTTGTCGTCACTGCACCCCGCCACCACTGCCGCGGTGAGCGCCAACGCTGCGGCGACCCCCGCCGTCCGTCGCATGATGTCTCGCATGATGTCCTTTCGATCTTCGTCGAGTCGATCTCCGGTCGAGGCCGGTGGAGGTTCTTCGTCCCACCGACTCCGCTTGACGACACTAGCCAAGGTTTGCTGGCTGGGAGCCGTTCTGGCTCATAACAATTCGAAGAATATTCATTCAATCGGACTACAACGGGCATATTCGGCCCAGTTTCGAATCGAAACACCTTCTCCTATACGTTCGTATAGTCGCCTGTAAGGAGCCTCACGTGACCGTTACCAAGATCGAGACCATCACCGTCGACGTCGACGGAATGCTGCTCGTCGGAGACCACCGTCGCACCGCGGCGACAACGGGCTCGCCGATCGTCCTGTTGCACGGTGGCGGCCAGACACGCCACTCGTGGGATCGAAGTGCTGAAGCGCTCGCCGCCCGCGGACGCGACGTCTACACGTTCGATCTGCGCGGACACGGTGACAGCTCGTGGGCGCGCGACGGATACGGCATCGACGGATTCGTGACTGATCTCAGCGGGGTGCTGCAAACCCTCGACGCGCCGCCCGTGTTGATCGGGGCGTCTCTCGGCGGCATCACCAGCCTGTGCGTCACCGGTGAACAGCCTGGAGCGGCGTCTGCTCTTGTCATGGTCGACGTCGTCGTCGACGTGGAGCCCGCCGGCATCGACCGCATCAAAGCGTTCATGAGCGATCACATCAATGGATTCGACACGCTCGACGACGTCGCCGACGCGATCGCCGCGTACACGCCCGGCCGGGCCCGGACACGTAACCTCGATGGACTCCGCAAGAACGTCCGGCAACGAGACGACGGACGCTGGTATTGGCATTGGGATCCAGCGTTCATTCTCGGCGACGGCGATGAGGCCCGCACCGTCACCGACCCCACCAGGCTCCGGGCGGCCGCCACCCGGGTCGACGTCCCGACGCTGATCGTGCGAGGCGGCAAGTCCGACGTGGTGAGCGACGCGGGCATCGCGTCGATGAAACAGCTCATCCCCCACGCCGACGTGTCCGACGTCGCCGCGGCGGGCCACATGGTGGCCGGTGACGACAATCAGGTGTTCGCGGCGTCCATCGAAGAGTTCCTCGACCGGCACGGTCTCTGATGCGGCTGCGGCTGACCGATCTGGTCGACCCGCGGTTGGACGCGTTCGCCGCCGAATCGCGCACCCACCACGCGGACATCGACGGTGTCCGCGGTCCGGCCGACTACGACGAACTCCGCGCCGTGCGCGCACAGATCGCCGCACGCCCGTCCGTAGCCGACCCGGCGGCCCGCACGTCGACCGTCAACGGCGTCCCCGTGCGAATCCTCGAGCCCTCATCAGCACCGAGCCGCGGCGTGTATCTCGCACTGCACGGAGGCGGCTTCTACCTCGGCTCGGCCGTGCGCAGCGACCCTCGTCACCGAGATCTCGCCGAATCGCTCAACGTCACCGTCGTCGCGCCCGACTACCGACTCGCGCCGGAACACCCGTGGCCCGCCGCAGGCGACGACTGCGAGACGATCGCACGGTGGCTCATCGACCATGCCGCACTCGAGTTCGGAACGGGCCGCTTGGTCATCGGCGGCGCGTCGGCCGGAGCGACACTTGCTCTCACCACACTGCTGCGCCTCCGGGATCACGATCTGTCCGGCGAGATTCTCGGCGCCGTCCTCGCCTTCGGCAGTTACGACATCAGCGGCCAGACGCCGATGGGCCGCTCGATCGCCGACGAGTACTTCATCGAGGCGTACGTCGGACACGTCGACGATCGGACACACCCCGACATCTCCCCCGTTTTCGCCGATCTTCGCGGACTCCCACCCGCTCTGCTGACCGTCGGTGCCGACGATGTCGTCCTCGAGCACAGTTTGGTGCTTGCGGCACGCCTGACAGCCGCCCGGGCGGACGTGACCCTGAACGTCTATCCCGACGCTCCGCATGCCTTCACCGGAGCTCCCACTGCGATGGCGGCCGCTGCGTGGGACGACATCTACCGATGGATCGACGGTCTTCTATGACGCAGCCACATCCGCGGCTCGCCGTTGTCGTCCTGTGCGCCGCCGGCATCGTCGTCGCACTGATGCAGACGATCATCGTCCCCCTGATTCCGAGCCTCCCCACGCTGATCCACACCTCGGACAACAACTCGTCGTGGGCGCTGACGATCACCCTGCTGGTCGGGGCCGTCGGAACCCCGATCGCGGGACGTCTCGGAGACATGTTCGGCAAGCGACGAGTCCTCATCGGCAACATGCTCGCTGTGACCCTCGGCTCCGTCGTCTGCGCGGTGTCGACCAGTCTCATCCCGTTCTTGATCGGCCGCGGCCTGCAAGGCATCGGGATCGGCACCATCGCGGTCGGCATCAGCATCATGCGTGACATCGTTCCTCCCGCGCGTCTCGGCTCGTCGGTCGGCACGATGAGCGCATCACTGGGGGTGGGAGGCGCCCTCGGCCTGCCCTTCTCGGCGATCATCGCCCAGCACATCAGTTGGCACGCCCTCTTCTGGATCAGTGCTGCAACAGCCTTGGCTTGCGGGTTCGCGATCCTCGCCTATGTTCCGGAGAGTCCGTCCATCGCGGGCGGCCGGTTCGACGCCGTCGGCGCACTCGGCCTCGCCGCCGTGCTGACCTTCATCCTGCTCCCCGTCTCGAAGGGAGCGGCGTGGGGCTGGTCGAGCCCGATCACCGTTGCCGGATTCGTGGCATTCGCGATCGCCGTCGTGCTCTGGTGGCGATACGAACGACGAACCGCCAATCCCCTGATCGACCTCGACACGCTCACCAGTCGACCGATCCTGCTGACGAACATCGCCTCCGTGGCGACGGGTTTTGCGTTCTACGCGATGCAGATGGCTCCGATCCAGATCCTCATGGCACCCGAAGACGCGCCGGCTGGACTGGGTATGAGCATGGTGCAGGCGAGTCTCATCCTGATGCCTACCGGACTGGTGATGTTCGGGTTCTCGTACGTGAGCGCGTGGCTCACCCGCCTCCGAGGCGCACGAGTGTCGCTGGCGACGGGCGGGCTCGTGATCGGTGCAGGCTACATCGTGTTTCTCGTGATGCTCCTCGGACCGTGGGCCATCGCCTGGTGGTGGATCATCGGCTCGAGCGGCCTCGTCGGCGCGGGCCTCGGCATCGCATACTCGGCGATGCCTGCGCTCATCATGCAGGTGGTACCGGTGAGCCAGACCGGTGAAGCGAACGGCGTCAACGCCCTCATGCGCTCGGTCGGCACAGCGGCCGCCACCGCGGTCGTCGGCATGGTCCTCACAGCGTCGACGGTCGCGGTCGCCGGCCACCACGTCCCCACGGTGGCCGCGTACACCACCACCACCGCGATCTGCATCAGCGTCTGCCTGGTCGCCTTCGTGACCGCCATCGCGATCCCGAAACGCACACCACTCCACATCGACGAGATCGTTTAGCCCACCCGGCCCCGAGAGCACAAGAGCGGGCCCACCCGTGAAGGGTGGGCCCGCTCTTGTCGGCTTCGACGTCGGTCAGCCCTGCGCCGCAGCGAGGGCGGCGTTCAGCGTTGCGCTCGGACGCATCGCAGCGTCCAGCTTGTCGAGATCGGCCTGGTAGTAGCCGCCGAGTTCAACGGCGTGGCCCTGCACTTCACCGAGCTCGGCGACAATCGTCGACTCCTGAGCAGCGAGAGCCTCTGCCAGACCGGCGAACTTGGCCGCCAACTCGGCGTCCTCGGTCTGAGCGGCCAGTTCCTGAGCCCAGTACAGCGCGAGGTAGAACTGGCTGCCGCGGTTGTCGAGCTCACCGGTGGTGCGCGACGGCGACTTCCGGTTGTCGAGCAGCTTGCTGGTCGCGGCGTCAAGGGTGGTGCCGAGGATCGCTGCCTTCGGATTGTCGTTCTTGCGACCGAGGTCGTCGAGGCTCGCGGCGAGCGCGAGGAATTCGCCGAGCGAATCCCAGCGAAGGTGATTCTCCTCGACGAGCTGCTTCACGTGCTTCGGCGCCGAGCCGCCCGCACCGGTCTCGTAGAGGCCGCCGCCCGCCATCAGCGGGACGATCGACAGCATCTTGGCGCTTGTGCCGAGTTCGAGGATCGGGAACAGATCCGTGAGGTAGTCGCGGAGGATGTTGCCGGTCACCGAGATGGTGTCGAGGCCGCGCATCGCACGCTCGAGCGTGTAGCGCATGGCGCGGACCTGCGACATGATCTGGATGTCCAGACCCTCGGTGTCGTGATCGGCCAGGTACTTCTTGACCAGAGTGATCAGGTTGTTCTCGTGCGGGCGGTACGGGTCGAGCCAGAACACGGCCGGCATGCCCGATGCGCGTGAACGGTCGACGGCGAGCTTCACCCAGTCCTGAATCGGCGCATCCTTGACGATGCACATGCGCCAGATGTCACCCTGCTCGACGTTCTGCGACAGCAGGACCTCACCGGTCGACGCGTCGACGATGTTGGCGACTCCGCCCTCCGGAATCTCGAAGGTCTTGTCGTGTGAGCCGTACTCCTCGGCCTTCTGCGCCATCAGGCCCACGTTCGGCACGGTGCCCATGGTGGTGGGATCGAACGCGCCGTTGGTCTTGCAGAAGTTGATGATCTCCTGGTAGATCCGGGCGAATGTCGACTCGGGCATCACCGCCTTCGTGTCCTTCTTGCGACCGTCGGCGCCGTACATCTTGCCGCCGATGCGAATCATCGCGGGCATCGACGCGTCGACGATGACGTCGCTGGGCGAGTGGAAGTTCGAGATGCCGCGTGCGGAGTCGACCATGGCCAGCTCGGGACGATGCTCGTGGCAGCGGTGCAGATCCTCGACGATCTCTTCACGCTTCGACGCCGGGAGGCTCTCGATCTTGTCGTACAGATCGACCATGCCGTTGTTGACATTGACGCCCAGCTCGTCGAACAGGTCGCCGTGCTTGGCGAAGGCGTCCTTGTAGAACACCTTGACGCAGTGGCCGAAGACGATCGGGTGCGACACCTTCATCATCGTCGCCTTGACGTGGAGCGAGAACATGACGCCGGTCTCCTTGGCGTCGTTGAGCTGCTCTTCATAGAACTCCAGAAGCGCCTTCTTGCTCATGAACATGCTGTCGATGACGTCGCCCTTGTCGAGCGGAACCGTCTTCATCAGGTGTGTCTCGCCGTCGGGGGTCACAACCTCCATGCGAGCCTCACACGCGTGATCCATGATCATCGACTTCTCGCCGGCGTAGAAGTCGCCGTGGTGCATGTGCGCGACGTGCGACTGCGACGCCATGGACCACTTGCCCATGCTGTGCGGGTTCTTGCGCGCGTACTCCTTCACTGCCTTCGGCGCACGACGATCGGAGTTTCCCTCACGCAGGACCGGGTTCACAGCACTGCCGAGGCATGCGGAGTAGCGGTCGCGGATCTCAGTCTCTTCGGGCGTCTTCGGATCGTGCGGGTAGTCGGGCAGGTCGTAGCCGTGCTCGCGGAGCTCCGCGATCGCGGCGTTCAGCTGCGGGACCGACGCGCTGATGTTGGGGAGCTTGATGATGTTCGTTTCCGGGTCCTGGGTCAGTCGACCCAGCTCGGCGAGGTTGTCCGGGACTCGCTGATCCTCGGTCAGCCGCTCGGGAAACGCCGCGAGAATGCGGGCGGCCACCGAGATGTCACTCGTCTGGACGTCGATCCCGGCGGGCTCGGCGAAGGTGCGGATGATCGGCAGGAACGCTGCGGTGGCGAGACGCGGGGCCTCGTCGGTGAGCGTATAGATGATCGTCTGCTTCTGGGAGGTCATGGTTGCAGCCTCTTCTGATCGTCGTCGTTCTTGTGGAACTCGTTGCTATCGCTGACATTGTCCCGCCGAACGTGACCTAGTGCGCGCGGTCCCGGGAATTGCGAGGCAGCACACACAGCGATCGGCCACTGACCTGGACTGCTTGCTGTATACAGCAGTTCGGGTCGTCTGGTGGGACGGTTTTCTTTCGATCGGCCGGTGTGACCCGGCGATTCGGGGCGCTCGGCGGAGTGGTTGTCCGTCTCCCGCTTCGGGATTCATTCTAGCTATGCCGTTGTGGTCGAGCCGCCCGGCACTCGCGGAACCGACACCTGGCCGATGTCGTCCGGGTGGAGAGGGGGTCGATATTCTCGTGTGGAGACCCGTCGTCGAAGGAGCCCGATGTCAGCGCCGTCCGAACCGCTCACGTTCACGCGTGGCCCTGTATGGAGAAACCGAGTCGCACTCGCTCCGTTGACGAACCTGCAGAGCGGCCCCGACGGCGTGCTGAGCGACGACGAATACACATGGCTCACCCGGCGTGCCGAAGGCGGGTTCGGCCTGGTGATGACGTGTGCGGCTTTCATCAACACGCAGGGCCACTCGTTCCCAGGACAGTTGGGCGCATCCGAGGATGGACATCTCGCAGGCCTGACCAGGCTGGCGGACGGCCTACGCGCCGCAGGTGCGGTCTCATCACTCCAGTTGCAGCATGGGGGACGCCGAGGCGATCGTGCACTGTCGGACGATCTCGTCGCGCCTTGGGACGATGAGAAGTACGGTGCCTCGGCGTTGACCACCGACGGCGTGGAGCGGGTCGTCGACGACTTCGCGACAGCTGCGCGCCGCGCCGAACAGGCCGGTTTCGACGGTGTTGAGATCCATGGTGCACACGGGTACCTGATCGCGCAGTTCCTCGACGGGCGAAGCAACACTCGCACCGACCGGTACGGCGGCAGCGCTGACAACCGGTTTCGCGTGGTCCACGAGACCATCGCCGCCATTCGAGCCGCGACCGGACCCGATTTCCAGCTCGGCCTGCGACTCTCCCCCGAGCGGTACGGGATCGTGCTCGACGAGGCCCGCGAACTCGCCGCACAGGTGCTGGCCGACGGCGCCATCGACTACCTCGACATGTCGATGTGGGACACGTTCAAGGTGCCCCACGGTGACGAGCCCGGCAGCCGACCGCTGCTCGATGTCTTCACCGAACTTCCGCGCGGCGACGTCCGCCTCGGTGTTGCCGGCAAGATCCTGACCGCCGCGCAGGTTCGCGAGTGCCTCGAGCGAGGCGCCGACTTCCTGCTCGCCGGCACGGCGGGCATCCTTCATCATGACTTCCCGAGGCGCGTGGTCGACGACCCCGACTTCGCCGCCACCCATCCGAAGCCTGCGTCGCATTTCGTCGCCGAATCGGTCGGACCGTCGTTCCTGGACTACCTGTCGACCAATTGGGACGACTTCGTCACCGTCGACGGCGTTCGGTGATCGATCGGGACGACGTCGCTGCGGGCGTCGCCACCGCCGCCGACCTCATCGTGGTGGTGCTCGCCTTGGTCAGCCTGGTCGCCGAGAACTTCTACGCGCTGCTGGCGTGGGAGATCGCGGCAGCGTTGTACCTCCTCTGCACCGGTGTGGTGATCCGCCGCCGGGTCCGACGCGGGACCTCCGATCCGCGCACCGGGTTCCTCAGCCGGCTGTCGTGGATCGTTCCGTTGGCGACGAGCCTGGCCGGAGTCAACGCCGCCGTCGTCGCGCTTCTGGGGCAGTCGTACGCGGAGAAGTATGCGGACAGCGCCGGATCGGCCGCCCTGTTGGGTGTGGCCGGCATCGTCCTGTCCTGGCTTCTTCTGCACGTGGCGTTCATGCACATCTACATGAGCCGCTACAGCGCGTCAGCGGCTCCCGCGCTGTCGTTCCCCGAGGATCGCGATCCCGATCACGACGACGTCCCTGCGCGGGAGCCGGGCTATCCGGAGTTCGTCTACTTCGCGTTCACGATCGGCACCACCTTCGCGACGTCCGACGTTGAGGTCCGCACACGGCGGATGCGGTCCGCCGTCGTAGTGCACAGCACGTGGAGCTTCTTCTACAACGCGCTCGTCGTCGCGGTGGCGTTCCAGGTGCTGCAACGCTTCGCGACCCTGTGACGGCGTCCACCTGGTGGGCACTCCTCGGTGCGTGCCTGCTGATCAGCTTCACACCCGGCGCAGGGGCGGTCAACACGATGACCAACGCGCTCAATGTGGGCTTCCGACGCTCGATCTGGGGCATTCTCGGCCAGCAGGCCGCGCTGCTCGTTCAGTTGGTGATCGTCGCCGCCGGCCTCGGCCTGGTGATCGCCGGATCGCCGACCGCGTTCGACGTCATCCGCTACTGCGGTGCCGGGTACCTCGTCTATCTGGGTGTTCGGCAGATCCTCGCCGATCCGTCCGCAGACGACGAGGGCGTCGAGAGTCCCGCCGATGAGAGCGGCCTCTCGATGTTCGTCCGCGGTCTCTGGGTGAACCTGCTCAACCCGAAGGCGATCGTTTTCCTGCTCGCCTTCATCCCCGGGTTCGTCGTCGCCGACGGCGATCTGTTCGCCCAGTACGGACTCATCGGATTGACGATCGTCGCTGTCGACATGATTGTGATGTGGTTGTTCTTCGCGCTCCTCGGACGCGCGTTTGCGCGCATCACGTCGACGCCCCGCGCTCGTCGACGCCTGAACATCGCCTTCGGCCTGCTCTTCATCGGAGTCGGCGTCATGCTCGCGCTCATGTGAGGCCGCACCACGCGGCGGGCCGTGCCGAAGCGATGCGGTGACTGCGCGATCTAGTCTCGCGCTTCGACAGTCGCGAGATACTCCTTGATCTCCTGTTCGCGCGCGTCATCGAGAGCGCGGTCGAGGGCGGCGTAGGCGTTGGTCGTCGCCGAGGATCGCATGGTGGCGAGGAGGTCCGTCACCCACTCGACCTCGTCCGGCGTGGACGGAAGCCAGCCGACGCCTTCTCTCCGAACGATCTCGTCGCGCGCGCCCGACATCAGCACTCGAACGGCGTCGGCGAGACGATCGGTGAACTCGCGGTGAACTCCGATCAGGGTGCGCAGTTCCATCCCGCGCTCGACGAGTCGACCGAGGTTCTTCAGGATGTGGTCGTCGACGGCACGCACCCGCGACGACCCGCCGACGCGTGTGACGATCCGCGCGTCGACGAGTGCGTCGAGAGTCTCGGCGTCGACCGGGCCGAGCACGCGTTCCAACTCGTCATGCGTGATCTCGTCGGGCCGCCGTTGCGCCCACCGGAGATCCAGCAGATCCGGCAGATCGAGGGCCTCGGCGACCATCGCACGAGGGTTGGTGAGAAACGTACCGATGTGCTTGAGCGTGAAGCCGTTGCTCAACAGCCGGTTGATCGCCCGCAGGTTCGCCAGGTGACGCTCGGTGTAGATCGCAACACGCCCCCGGCGCAGGGGCGCGGGCAGAAGCCCACGCTCCTGGTAGCCGCGAATGTTGCGCGTGGTGGTGCCGGATGCCCGCGCGAGGTCGTCGATCCGGTACTCGGTCATCGCACGAACCTACCCGGACATCACCGGAGTCGCGACAGCCGCCGCGTCGGTGTGCACCAGGATTCGGTAGTCCTGCAGGTCGACTTCACGGAGTTGATTCGCGTACTGGGTCGCGAAGCCGGGGAACATCGTCGCGTTGAAACCGTCGTCGGTGAGATACCAGCTCTGGCAGCCTGAGTTCCACGTCGTCGACTGGAGCCGACGTTGGATGTCCTCGTTGTACTCCGCCTGCACGTCCGCGCGAACATCGAGGGCCTTCCACCCATTCGCCTCGACCAGCCCGATGGACTCGGTCAAGTAGTCGATCTGCGCCTCCATGTAGACCAGCGCCGAGTTGTGGCCCGGGCCGGAATTCGGTCCGAACGTCACGTACAGGTTGGGGTAGCCCGACACGGCGACGCTGCGGTACGCGTACGCACCGCCCGACCACTCGTCGGCGAGGACTCGCCCTCCGATGCCCGTGACGGGGAACGGTGTGCCCTGCTTGCCGACCTCGAACCCCGTTGCGAAGACGATGCAGTCGAACTGATGCTCTATCCCCTCGACCGTGCGGATGCCCTTGGGCGCGATCCGGGCGATCGGCCAGGTCACGAGCTTGCAGTTGTCCTTCTGCAGGGCCGGGTAGTAGTCGCTTGTCATCAACAGTCGTTTGCAGCCTGCCGAGAAGTCGGGCGTCAGCTGACGCCGCAGCCACGGATCCTTGACTGTCAGGCGCAGGTTGAGTCGGCTGATCGCTTCAACGACGCGGGTGATCGGACTGTCCCAGACGAGGCCGAGTGCCATCGACTCGTGGCCCCAGTAC
This genomic window from Gordonia sp. PDNC005 contains:
- a CDS encoding DUF1345 domain-containing protein, with amino-acid sequence MIDRDDVAAGVATAADLIVVVLALVSLVAENFYALLAWEIAAALYLLCTGVVIRRRVRRGTSDPRTGFLSRLSWIVPLATSLAGVNAAVVALLGQSYAEKYADSAGSAALLGVAGIVLSWLLLHVAFMHIYMSRYSASAAPALSFPEDRDPDHDDVPAREPGYPEFVYFAFTIGTTFATSDVEVRTRRMRSAVVVHSTWSFFYNALVVAVAFQVLQRFATL
- a CDS encoding LysE family transporter, with the protein product MTASTWWALLGACLLISFTPGAGAVNTMTNALNVGFRRSIWGILGQQAALLVQLVIVAAGLGLVIAGSPTAFDVIRYCGAGYLVYLGVRQILADPSADDEGVESPADESGLSMFVRGLWVNLLNPKAIVFLLAFIPGFVVADGDLFAQYGLIGLTIVAVDMIVMWLFFALLGRAFARITSTPRARRRLNIAFGLLFIGVGVMLALM
- a CDS encoding MFS transporter, which translates into the protein MTQPHPRLAVVVLCAAGIVVALMQTIIVPLIPSLPTLIHTSDNNSSWALTITLLVGAVGTPIAGRLGDMFGKRRVLIGNMLAVTLGSVVCAVSTSLIPFLIGRGLQGIGIGTIAVGISIMRDIVPPARLGSSVGTMSASLGVGGALGLPFSAIIAQHISWHALFWISAATALACGFAILAYVPESPSIAGGRFDAVGALGLAAVLTFILLPVSKGAAWGWSSPITVAGFVAFAIAVVLWWRYERRTANPLIDLDTLTSRPILLTNIASVATGFAFYAMQMAPIQILMAPEDAPAGLGMSMVQASLILMPTGLVMFGFSYVSAWLTRLRGARVSLATGGLVIGAGYIVFLVMLLGPWAIAWWWIIGSSGLVGAGLGIAYSAMPALIMQVVPVSQTGEANGVNALMRSVGTAAATAVVGMVLTASTVAVAGHHVPTVAAYTTTTAICISVCLVAFVTAIAIPKRTPLHIDEIV
- a CDS encoding NAD(P)/FAD-dependent oxidoreductase, whose amino-acid sequence is MTIAVAVIGAGFAGIGATIRLKQKGIDDVVVFERGERVGGTWRDNTYPGAACDIPSRLYSYSFAQNPDWSHTYSGSAEILDYIDSMVADFDVARHIKFGHEVTGLEYNEKTGEWTIRFAGRRRAVRARSVIMAAGPLANPSLPDIKGLEDYEGHVVHSARWDHDYDFAGKKVAVVGTGASAVQIVPHLVEQAGSVKVFQRTAGWVLPRIDVETGEFAKSVYRHVPGAQSLARSAWYWGHESMALGLVWDSPITRVVEAISRLNLRLTVKDPWLRRQLTPDFSAGCKRLLMTSDYYPALQKDNCKLVTWPIARIAPKGIRTVEGIEHQFDCIVFATGFEVGKQGTPFPVTGIGGRVLADEWSGGAYAYRSVAVSGYPNLYVTFGPNSGPGHNSALVYMEAQIDYLTESIGLVEANGWKALDVRADVQAEYNEDIQRRLQSTTWNSGCQSWYLTDDGFNATMFPGFATQYANQLREVDLQDYRILVHTDAAAVATPVMSG
- a CDS encoding NADH:flavin oxidoreductase translates to MSAPSEPLTFTRGPVWRNRVALAPLTNLQSGPDGVLSDDEYTWLTRRAEGGFGLVMTCAAFINTQGHSFPGQLGASEDGHLAGLTRLADGLRAAGAVSSLQLQHGGRRGDRALSDDLVAPWDDEKYGASALTTDGVERVVDDFATAARRAEQAGFDGVEIHGAHGYLIAQFLDGRSNTRTDRYGGSADNRFRVVHETIAAIRAATGPDFQLGLRLSPERYGIVLDEARELAAQVLADGAIDYLDMSMWDTFKVPHGDEPGSRPLLDVFTELPRGDVRLGVAGKILTAAQVRECLERGADFLLAGTAGILHHDFPRRVVDDPDFAATHPKPASHFVAESVGPSFLDYLSTNWDDFVTVDGVR
- a CDS encoding alpha/beta hydrolase, whose translation is MRLRLTDLVDPRLDAFAAESRTHHADIDGVRGPADYDELRAVRAQIAARPSVADPAARTSTVNGVPVRILEPSSAPSRGVYLALHGGGFYLGSAVRSDPRHRDLAESLNVTVVAPDYRLAPEHPWPAAGDDCETIARWLIDHAALEFGTGRLVIGGASAGATLALTTLLRLRDHDLSGEILGAVLAFGSYDISGQTPMGRSIADEYFIEAYVGHVDDRTHPDISPVFADLRGLPPALLTVGADDVVLEHSLVLAARLTAARADVTLNVYPDAPHAFTGAPTAMAAAAWDDIYRWIDGLL
- a CDS encoding NADP-dependent isocitrate dehydrogenase; translation: MTSQKQTIIYTLTDEAPRLATAAFLPIIRTFAEPAGIDVQTSDISVAARILAAFPERLTEDQRVPDNLAELGRLTQDPETNIIKLPNISASVPQLNAAIAELREHGYDLPDYPHDPKTPEETEIRDRYSACLGSAVNPVLREGNSDRRAPKAVKEYARKNPHSMGKWSMASQSHVAHMHHGDFYAGEKSMIMDHACEARMEVVTPDGETHLMKTVPLDKGDVIDSMFMSKKALLEFYEEQLNDAKETGVMFSLHVKATMMKVSHPIVFGHCVKVFYKDAFAKHGDLFDELGVNVNNGMVDLYDKIESLPASKREEIVEDLHRCHEHRPELAMVDSARGISNFHSPSDVIVDASMPAMIRIGGKMYGADGRKKDTKAVMPESTFARIYQEIINFCKTNGAFDPTTMGTVPNVGLMAQKAEEYGSHDKTFEIPEGGVANIVDASTGEVLLSQNVEQGDIWRMCIVKDAPIQDWVKLAVDRSRASGMPAVFWLDPYRPHENNLITLVKKYLADHDTEGLDIQIMSQVRAMRYTLERAMRGLDTISVTGNILRDYLTDLFPILELGTSAKMLSIVPLMAGGGLYETGAGGSAPKHVKQLVEENHLRWDSLGEFLALAASLDDLGRKNDNPKAAILGTTLDAATSKLLDNRKSPSRTTGELDNRGSQFYLALYWAQELAAQTEDAELAAKFAGLAEALAAQESTIVAELGEVQGHAVELGGYYQADLDKLDAAMRPSATLNAALAAAQG
- a CDS encoding MerR family transcriptional regulator, which gives rise to MTEYRIDDLARASGTTTRNIRGYQERGLLPAPLRRGRVAIYTERHLANLRAINRLLSNGFTLKHIGTFLTNPRAMVAEALDLPDLLDLRWAQRRPDEITHDELERVLGPVDAETLDALVDARIVTRVGGSSRVRAVDDHILKNLGRLVERGMELRTLIGVHREFTDRLADAVRVLMSGARDEIVRREGVGWLPSTPDEVEWVTDLLATMRSSATTNAYAALDRALDDAREQEIKEYLATVEARD
- a CDS encoding alpha/beta hydrolase; the encoded protein is MTVTKIETITVDVDGMLLVGDHRRTAATTGSPIVLLHGGGQTRHSWDRSAEALAARGRDVYTFDLRGHGDSSWARDGYGIDGFVTDLSGVLQTLDAPPVLIGASLGGITSLCVTGEQPGAASALVMVDVVVDVEPAGIDRIKAFMSDHINGFDTLDDVADAIAAYTPGRARTRNLDGLRKNVRQRDDGRWYWHWDPAFILGDGDEARTVTDPTRLRAAATRVDVPTLIVRGGKSDVVSDAGIASMKQLIPHADVSDVAAAGHMVAGDDNQVFAASIEEFLDRHGL
- a CDS encoding threonine/serine dehydratase, with the translated sequence MITAEDVRDARRRTADYVRRTPVLHADPHESGADIWFKAEFLQRCGVFKTRGALNRQLRAREHGLLDSRIGVVAASGGNAGLANAYAASVLGVPATVFVPETAPQVKVDRLRAFGADVRQVGTEYAEAYAASQSHVAETGALFCHAYDQPDIAAGAGVIGLEIVDDVPNVDTIVVAVGGGGLFAGVAAAAHDHGVRVVAVEPELIPTLHTALRSERPVDVSVSGVAADSLGARRIGDVGFQVAQTVDPVSVLVTDDDIVDARRALWDEYRIPAEYGAAAALAALRSGAYAPASSETVAVIVCGANTDPATLL